GCCACGATGTAACGAGGGGGGAGGTTGTTGAGCGCCAGGGCCATCATATCCAGCTTGCACCGATCGCAGGCGCAAGCATCGGGAAAAGTCGGCAGAATCTTCGCCAGCGCGTCGTCGACGAGGTTCTCCATGTAGTTCTTGATTCTCATGTGGCCCCCTTCTCCGCCAGGTACGCGCCCCGGGCCTCCCGGACATCAGCCCGGATCTGCGCGACCAGCGCTTCCACGGATGGGAATGCCCGTTCGGGGCGCAGGTGGCGCTCCAGCGAGAGCGTCATGGTCTGGCCGTACAGGTCCCCGCTGTAGTCGAGAATATGCGCTTCGACCTTGAGCTGCGGGGGATCGAAGGTCGGGCGGATGCCCAGGTTCGCGACGCAGGGGCGCCGCTCGCCGGCCCAGGCGGCGAACCCGGCGTACACGCCGAAGCTCGGGAGCAACTTGCGCTCGTCGACGTGCAGGTTGGCCGTGGGGAAGCCGATGCGCTGCCCGCGCTGATCTCCCGCGACGACCATCCCGCTGAGCATGTAGGGGTACCCGAGCAGCCGATTGGCGGTCTCGAGGCCGCCCGTCGCAAGCTGCCGGCGAATCTCGGAACTCGAGATCGGCACGCCCTCGGCGCTCTGCGGCTCGACCACCTCGAAACCATAACCGCATGGCCCGGCCAGCTCCGCCAGGAGGGCCGGATTCCCCAGCGCGCCTCGCCCGAAGCGGAAGTTGTAGCCGACGACCACGTGCGCCGCCTCGAGGCGACCCACCAGCACGCTCTGGACGAACTCCGCGGCCTCGAGTTGCGCCAGGGCGGGCGTGAAATGCGCGCCGATCACGCGATCCACTCCCAGCAACGCCAGCCGCTCGCGCTTCTCGCGCCAGGTGGTGAGCAGCGGCACGGGCTGATCGGGCCGCAGGACCGACCGCGGGTGCTCCACGAACGTCAGGACCGCCGCCGGCAGCCCAAGCTCGCGGGCCACTGCCACGGCGCGGCCGATGACGGCCTGGTGGCCAAGGTGGACGCCGTCGAACACTCCGAGGGCCAGCACGATCTTCCCCGCGGGCGCCTCTTCGTCAGCCAGCGGGAACCGGAAAAATAGTGTTTTCAAGCTTGACCTGCCCCGGACAGGCCCCATTCTAGCAACTCTGGTCGTCTCCGGTCGCCTGCTCGAAGGCCGCCCGCATCTCCGCCACCGGGGCCGGGAAGCCCGTCCAGCGCTCGAAGGCCTCGGCGGCCTGTGCGACCAGCATCGTGCCG
The sequence above is drawn from the Candidatus Tanganyikabacteria bacterium genome and encodes:
- a CDS encoding bifunctional riboflavin kinase/FAD synthetase; protein product: MKTLFFRFPLADEEAPAGKIVLALGVFDGVHLGHQAVIGRAVAVARELGLPAAVLTFVEHPRSVLRPDQPVPLLTTWREKRERLALLGVDRVIGAHFTPALAQLEAAEFVQSVLVGRLEAAHVVVGYNFRFGRGALGNPALLAELAGPCGYGFEVVEPQSAEGVPISSSEIRRQLATGGLETANRLLGYPYMLSGMVVAGDQRGQRIGFPTANLHVDERKLLPSFGVYAGFAAWAGERRPCVANLGIRPTFDPPQLKVEAHILDYSGDLYGQTMTLSLERHLRPERAFPSVEALVAQIRADVREARGAYLAEKGAT